One genomic region from Danio aesculapii chromosome 24, fDanAes4.1, whole genome shotgun sequence encodes:
- the cnn3a gene encoding calponin-3a: MTQFNKGPAYGLSAEVKNKIAQKYDLQKEEELRFWIEEVTGMPIGDHFQKGLKDGVILCELINKLQPVSIKKINHSQLNWHKLENLGNFIKAILAYGLKPNDIFEANDLFENGNMTQVQTTLLALASMAKTKGMETNIDIGVKYADKQQRNFDDEKMKAGQCVIGLQMGTNKCASQAGMTAYGTRRHLYDPKTQTEKPYDQTTISLQMGTNKGASQAGMSAPGTRRDIYDQKAALQPMDNSTISLQMGTNKVASQKGMSVYGLGRQVYDPKYCATPTEPMIHANGSQGTGTNGSEISDSDYQAEYQEEEYQGEYHDEYRGHYNDQGIDY; this comes from the exons ATGACCCAGTTTAACAAGGGACCAGCCTACGGATTATCCGCGGAGGTGAAAAACAAG ATTGCACAGAAATATGACCTACAGAAGGAAGAGGAACTTCGTTTCTGGATTGAGGAGGTAACCGGAATGCCGATTGGAGACCACTTCCAAAAAGGGCTCAAGGATGGCGTTATACTGTGCGA aTTGATAAACAAGCTTCAGCCTGTATCGATAAAGAAAATAAACCATTCACAGTTAAACTGGCACAAG TTAGAGAACCTTGGGAATTTCATCAAAGCCATTCTAGCCTACGGGCTGAAGCCCAATGACATCTTTGAAGCCAATGACCTCTTCGAAAACGGGAACATGACACAAGTTCAGACCACACTTCTCGCTTTGGCCAGTATG gcaaagACCAAAGGCATGGAAACAAACATTGACATCGGTGTTAAATACGCAGACAAGCAGCAAAGAAATTTTgatgatgagaaaatgaaggctgGCCAGTGTGTCATCGGACTTCAG ATGGGAACCAACAAATGCGCAAGTCAGGCTGGAATGACGGCCTACGGGACCAGGAGACATCTTTACGACCCtaaaacacaaacagagaaacCCTATGACCAGACCACCATCAGCCTGCAAATGGGCACCAACAAAGGTGCAAGCCAG gcTGGTATGTCTGCTCCAGGCACCAGAAGGGACATCTATGACCAGAAGGCAGCTCTGCAACCAATGGACAACTCCACCATTTCATTGCAAATGGGAACCAATAAGGTGGCCTCTCAGAAAGGCATGAGCGTGTACGGGCTGGGACGGCAGGTTTACGACCCCAAGTATTGCGCCACTCCAACAGAGCCTATGATCCATGCCAATGGCAGCCAGGGAACAGGCACGAATGGCTCAGAAATCAGTGATAGTGACTATCAGGCGGAATACCAGGAGGAGGAGTACCAGGGCGAATACCATGATGAATACAGAGGGCACTATAACGACCAGGGCATCGACTACTAG